The proteins below come from a single Chryseobacterium sp. MA9 genomic window:
- a CDS encoding PAAR domain-containing protein — protein sequence MKPAARITDMHTCPMVTGNVPHVGGPIMPAGEPTVLIGGMPAARQGDKAVCTGPPDTIASGSSSVLIGGKPAARMGDSTAHGGVITAGEATVLIGG from the coding sequence ATGAAACCGGCAGCAAGAATTACAGATATGCATACCTGCCCTATGGTAACGGGAAATGTTCCCCATGTAGGAGGTCCTATAATGCCGGCAGGAGAACCCACAGTGCTTATCGGCGGAATGCCCGCAGCAAGACAAGGAGACAAAGCAGTATGTACCGGACCACCGGACACCATTGCATCAGGGTCTTCAAGTGTTTTAATAGGTGGGAAACCTGCCGCAAGAATGGGAGATTCTACCGCTCATGGAGGAGTGATAACCGCAGGTGAAGCTACTGTTTTAATAGGCGGATAA